The Corallococcus silvisoli genome contains a region encoding:
- a CDS encoding GIY-YIG nuclease family protein, with amino-acid sequence MSSGDDSRASRAERKRAYKEAEVPMGIYAIRNRANGKVFVGHSLNLPAVFNRARFEFAQRMHRIPELQADWEHFGEAAFSFEVLDTLPPREESGGPPPLEELKVLEEMWLERLKPYGDAGYNPPPRS; translated from the coding sequence ATGTCCAGCGGTGACGACTCGCGGGCGTCTCGCGCCGAACGCAAGCGCGCCTACAAGGAGGCGGAGGTGCCCATGGGCATCTACGCCATCCGCAACCGCGCCAACGGCAAGGTGTTCGTGGGCCACAGCCTCAACCTGCCCGCTGTGTTCAACCGCGCTCGCTTCGAGTTCGCCCAGCGCATGCACCGCATCCCGGAACTCCAGGCGGACTGGGAGCACTTCGGCGAGGCGGCCTTCTCCTTCGAGGTGCTGGACACGCTCCCGCCCCGCGAGGAGTCCGGGGGGCCCCCACCCCTGGAGGAGCTGAAGGTGCTGGAGGAGATGTGGCTGGAGCGCCTGAAGCCCTACGGTGACGCCGGCTACAACCCACCTCCCAGGTCGTGA
- a CDS encoding Hsp70 family protein — MSTSAAPILGIDFGTTNTAAAYFDKAGKLRVVPIAEKSLTLPSIAWFHAGDKAIVGPAARRQIIDDPRHTVFGAKRFLGRRFQSEYVARHRGRFAFELVEGPDGYTAVEVYGKVTPLIDVAHFILKHLNTLATHAAGMKFEECVLTVPAHANIRQREAIRRAAEKAGLRVRAIVNEPTAAALYYANLRNPEQTVMVFDLGGGTFDVTLMSVRNRVVKVLATGGDAFLGGANFDEAIVEALVDDFQKQHGVDLRDNKVVMQRLVFAAESAKMALSSHPSVPLRIPCITQKNGAFVDFNVTLTRERMEAMVFQLIERTAAACDDVLEKAGLKPDAIDELVLVGGQTRMPAIRKRLSHFKKLSSDKEVHPELGVAVGAAILGRNLARGISGLSDVVPMPIGAMVPGGGQHEVLPANTPVPGVRSVDLELPPWPGPVPIALFEALDRTTVERELLGTVRIEPDWRVAHPGPTTLELRMGPDFALTASLVAPGGQRQPLTISDPNAPQPA; from the coding sequence ATGAGCACGAGCGCGGCCCCCATCCTCGGCATCGACTTCGGGACCACCAACACCGCGGCGGCGTACTTCGACAAGGCGGGCAAGCTGCGCGTGGTGCCCATCGCGGAGAAGAGCCTCACCCTGCCCTCCATCGCGTGGTTCCACGCGGGGGACAAGGCCATCGTCGGCCCCGCGGCGCGGCGGCAGATCATCGACGACCCGCGACACACCGTCTTCGGCGCCAAGCGCTTCCTGGGCCGCCGCTTCCAGTCCGAGTACGTGGCCCGCCACCGGGGCCGCTTCGCCTTCGAGCTGGTGGAGGGCCCGGACGGCTACACCGCCGTGGAGGTGTACGGCAAGGTGACGCCGCTCATCGACGTGGCCCACTTCATCCTCAAGCACCTGAACACGCTGGCCACGCACGCGGCGGGGATGAAGTTCGAGGAGTGCGTCCTCACCGTGCCCGCGCACGCCAACATCCGCCAGCGCGAGGCCATCCGCCGCGCGGCGGAGAAGGCCGGCCTGCGCGTGCGCGCCATCGTCAACGAGCCCACCGCCGCGGCGCTCTACTACGCCAACCTGCGCAACCCCGAGCAGACGGTGATGGTGTTCGACCTGGGCGGCGGCACCTTCGACGTCACCCTCATGTCGGTGCGCAACCGCGTGGTGAAGGTGCTGGCCACCGGCGGCGACGCGTTCCTCGGCGGCGCGAACTTCGACGAGGCCATCGTCGAAGCGCTGGTGGACGACTTCCAGAAGCAACACGGCGTCGACCTGCGGGACAACAAGGTCGTGATGCAGCGGCTCGTCTTCGCCGCCGAGTCCGCGAAGATGGCGCTGAGCAGCCACCCGTCCGTCCCCCTGCGCATCCCGTGCATCACGCAGAAGAACGGCGCCTTCGTGGACTTCAACGTCACGCTCACCCGCGAGCGGATGGAGGCCATGGTGTTCCAGCTCATCGAACGCACCGCCGCCGCGTGCGACGACGTGCTGGAGAAGGCGGGCCTGAAGCCGGACGCCATCGACGAGCTGGTGCTGGTGGGCGGCCAGACGCGCATGCCCGCCATCCGCAAGCGCCTGTCCCACTTCAAGAAGCTGTCGTCCGACAAGGAGGTGCACCCGGAGCTGGGCGTGGCCGTGGGCGCGGCCATCCTGGGGCGCAACCTGGCGCGCGGCATCAGCGGCCTGTCGGACGTGGTGCCCATGCCCATTGGCGCCATGGTGCCCGGCGGAGGCCAGCACGAGGTGCTCCCCGCCAACACCCCCGTGCCCGGGGTGCGCAGCGTGGACCTGGAGCTGCCGCCCTGGCCCGGCCCCGTGCCCATCGCCCTCTTCGAGGCCCTGGACCGCACCACCGTGGAGCGCGAGCTGCTGGGCACGGTGCGCATCGAGCCGGACTGGCGCGTGGCCCACCCGGGCCCCACCACGCTGGAGCTGCGCATGGGGCCGGACTTCGCCCTCACCGCCAGCCTCGTCGCCCCGGGCGGACAGCGCCAGCCCCTCACCATCAGCGACCCGAACGCGCCCCAACCCGCCTGA